A single window of Echinimonas agarilytica DNA harbors:
- a CDS encoding heme biosynthesis HemY N-terminal domain-containing protein, with the protein MIRIIIILVIAALAVIFGPIASGNKGYVLIAMGDLTIEMTVVSFVISMIILFIGFLLVEWTIKKVLRITNQSFLWLSHRKKTKALQQTSDGLLAVAAQDWRNAEKLLSRSAPYSHTPALNYLVAAEAAKQLGHSKRSEQYFEHVGDAAQTSLAVAMTKARLAHDADSRQSALTVLEQWRKRHPKNVALLNQVSRLYLQLEMWAEWLDILPALRKYSATPHETLDQQATQAQSQYLDHMAHHKGVESTLNYWHSLPKEVQQNPEILSQFSLTLRHHGASPQASELVYALLCKTPHQALLDEWYQLPVVEQEEKLLAVKKLRLKESSERAAFIGMTALHAKHFAEAADYLKQAIRLESHQRDHLALAHALEQSGNYSSALEVYKKAVTTPA; encoded by the coding sequence ATGATTCGGATCATCATTATCTTGGTGATTGCTGCGCTGGCGGTTATTTTCGGCCCGATAGCAAGTGGCAATAAAGGTTATGTGCTGATCGCCATGGGCGATTTGACCATAGAAATGACGGTCGTGAGCTTTGTCATTTCAATGATCATCTTATTTATTGGCTTTTTACTGGTTGAGTGGACTATCAAGAAAGTTCTTCGCATCACCAATCAGTCATTTTTGTGGTTAAGCCACCGCAAGAAAACAAAAGCCTTACAACAAACATCGGATGGTTTGTTAGCCGTTGCGGCTCAAGATTGGCGCAACGCCGAAAAGCTATTATCCCGCAGTGCTCCATACAGCCACACTCCTGCTTTAAACTATCTAGTTGCAGCTGAAGCGGCAAAGCAATTGGGTCACAGTAAACGGAGTGAGCAATACTTTGAACACGTAGGAGATGCGGCGCAAACGTCGTTAGCCGTGGCTATGACAAAAGCTCGATTAGCTCACGATGCTGACAGCCGCCAATCAGCCCTGACGGTATTGGAGCAGTGGCGCAAGCGCCACCCTAAAAATGTGGCTCTGCTCAACCAAGTTTCGCGTTTATACCTACAACTCGAGATGTGGGCTGAATGGCTTGATATACTGCCGGCTCTTCGAAAATACTCTGCGACACCCCATGAAACACTAGACCAGCAAGCCACGCAAGCACAGAGTCAATATCTCGACCACATGGCCCATCATAAAGGAGTTGAAAGCACGCTGAATTATTGGCATTCATTGCCAAAAGAAGTGCAGCAAAACCCTGAGATATTAAGCCAGTTTAGTCTCACCTTGCGTCACCACGGTGCAAGCCCGCAGGCGTCAGAGTTGGTCTACGCATTACTATGTAAAACACCACATCAGGCGTTGCTTGATGAGTGGTATCAGCTACCGGTTGTTGAGCAAGAAGAAAAGTTATTGGCGGTGAAAAAGCTGCGATTAAAAGAAAGCTCGGAACGAGCGGCATTTATTGGTATGACGGCACTGCACGCCAAACATTTTGCAGAAGCCGCAGACTACCTTAAGCAAGCCATTCGCTTGGAATCACATCAACGCGATCATTTGGCGCTGGCACATGCTTTGGAACAAAGTGGAAATTACAGTAGTGCGTTAGAAGTGTATAAAAAGGCCGTAACTACGCCGGCTTAA
- the hemC gene encoding hydroxymethylbilane synthase: protein MSTIRIATRKSPLALWQAEYVTAQLLRFHPNLHVELVKIETQGDKILDTPLAKIGGKGLFIKELEVAMLNGEADIAVHSMKDVPMELPEGFALPIICPREDSSDAFVSNTFQSLSELPLGSVVGTSSLRRQCQLRAVRPDLVIKDLRGNVGTRLGKLDAGEYDAIILASAGLIRLELAERIAQRLPHSLSLPAAGQGAVGIETREDDQATKALLAPLHCEETAVCVRAERAMNRHLEGGCQVPIAGQAALTNRGITLTGLVGSTDGATILRAVHSGPNDAPEALGVKVAESLIKLGAVPLLQALGER, encoded by the coding sequence ATGTCCACAATCCGTATTGCGACACGTAAAAGTCCCCTTGCGCTCTGGCAAGCCGAATACGTGACAGCTCAGTTGTTACGCTTTCACCCCAACCTTCACGTTGAGCTCGTTAAAATCGAAACTCAGGGCGATAAAATATTAGACACTCCGCTGGCTAAGATTGGGGGTAAAGGGCTGTTTATCAAAGAGCTTGAAGTCGCCATGCTCAACGGCGAAGCCGATATTGCAGTGCATTCCATGAAGGACGTTCCGATGGAGTTGCCGGAGGGTTTCGCGTTACCCATTATTTGTCCGCGCGAAGATAGCTCTGATGCATTTGTCAGCAATACCTTTCAAAGCCTGAGCGAATTGCCACTCGGCAGTGTGGTCGGTACTTCCAGCTTACGCCGCCAGTGCCAACTGCGCGCCGTTCGTCCCGATTTAGTGATTAAAGATTTACGCGGCAATGTAGGAACACGTCTCGGCAAACTCGATGCTGGTGAATACGATGCCATTATTCTTGCCAGTGCCGGCTTGATTCGTTTAGAGCTGGCTGAGCGCATCGCGCAACGTTTGCCCCATAGTTTGTCATTGCCTGCCGCAGGGCAAGGTGCTGTGGGCATTGAAACACGCGAAGACGACCAAGCCACAAAAGCCTTATTAGCGCCGTTGCATTGCGAAGAAACTGCTGTGTGTGTTCGTGCCGAGCGCGCCATGAACCGCCACTTAGAAGGCGGCTGCCAAGTGCCGATTGCAGGCCAAGCGGCACTCACAAACAGAGGAATTACTCTGACTGGATTAGTGGGCAGTACCGATGGTGCAACAATCTTGCGCGCTGTGCATTCAGGCCCAAACGATGCCCCAGAAGCGTTGGGAGTCAAAGTCGCAGAATCGCTCATTAAGCTGGGAGCTGTTCCCTTGCTTCAAGCACTCGGCGAGCGATAA
- a CDS encoding uroporphyrinogen-III C-methyltransferase, whose protein sequence is MSDTKDTASQASQDPADTTSPVVIETDATPSEPPKTKSKRTQAKTAQTKDSAEASDGSSPKAIKPSNGKANTALVLSIITIALLILSLSAITIIWPEWEKQLKAASDFQTDMKARQQETLQAFNAIQQSSASQEKTYQVLQGQVTDALFTQQRIQQRLQQFDGRNSSEWVLAEVDYLIRLSTRKLWIERDVNSAIALLKSADLRVSELHDASLTPLRRSLNEDIAMLRALPLVDINGIALMIDGLISQIDSLPINTRVIPESIVTEKKEVITDDPSDWRSNLMHTWHSFIDGFISVSRRSDDAKPLLAPDQRWYLAANIRLSLQQAQLAAMRSQPMIYRSSLTQADQWISQYFDNSSSTVSYVREALAELAIAPVQIELPQDLSSRRQISGVLNERNVKASTPTESTAPGSESAEPEPEITAPAPANAPQSDAPQPQVELEQDASHDTDAEEPLSTEEPSV, encoded by the coding sequence ATGAGCGACACCAAGGACACAGCATCTCAGGCCTCACAGGACCCAGCTGACACCACTTCGCCGGTTGTCATCGAAACGGATGCTACACCGTCAGAGCCGCCCAAAACAAAATCCAAGCGAACCCAGGCAAAAACGGCGCAAACCAAAGATTCAGCCGAAGCCTCAGATGGCTCATCACCTAAGGCTATTAAACCGTCCAATGGCAAAGCGAATACCGCGTTAGTGTTGAGTATTATTACCATTGCGTTACTGATTTTGTCGCTATCTGCCATCACTATTATTTGGCCCGAATGGGAAAAACAACTTAAAGCCGCGTCCGACTTCCAAACTGACATGAAAGCGCGCCAACAAGAAACGTTGCAAGCCTTTAATGCCATTCAGCAGTCAAGTGCTTCGCAAGAAAAAACGTACCAAGTTCTACAAGGTCAAGTCACTGATGCATTATTCACTCAGCAACGGATTCAACAGCGCCTTCAGCAGTTTGATGGCCGCAATTCCAGCGAGTGGGTATTGGCGGAAGTTGATTACTTAATTCGACTGTCAACCCGTAAATTATGGATTGAGCGCGATGTGAATAGCGCAATCGCACTGCTTAAAAGTGCCGATTTACGCGTGTCCGAATTACACGATGCTAGCCTCACCCCACTGCGGCGCAGTTTAAACGAAGATATTGCCATGCTTCGCGCGCTACCTCTGGTTGATATTAATGGCATCGCATTAATGATTGATGGCCTGATTAGCCAAATCGACAGTTTGCCAATTAATACGCGCGTCATTCCTGAGTCTATTGTGACCGAGAAAAAAGAGGTGATAACCGATGATCCCTCGGATTGGCGCAGCAACTTAATGCACACATGGCATTCGTTTATCGATGGTTTTATTTCCGTGAGTCGTCGCTCAGACGACGCCAAGCCTTTACTTGCCCCCGACCAACGCTGGTACTTAGCGGCGAATATCCGCTTGTCGTTACAGCAGGCCCAGCTCGCTGCGATGCGCTCACAGCCCATGATTTATCGCAGCTCTCTCACTCAAGCTGATCAGTGGATTAGTCAATATTTCGATAACAGTAGCAGCACCGTTTCTTATGTCCGAGAAGCTCTGGCTGAACTTGCCATTGCGCCGGTTCAAATCGAGTTGCCACAAGATCTCAGCAGCCGCCGACAAATTAGTGGTGTACTGAATGAACGCAACGTCAAAGCATCGACTCCAACCGAAAGCACAGCACCTGGGAGTGAGTCTGCGGAGCCAGAACCTGAAATCACGGCCCCTGCACCTGCCAATGCCCCCCAATCTGATGCGCCGCAACCGCAAGTAGAATTGGAGCAAGACGCGAGTCATGATACCGATGCTGAAGAGCCCTTATCGACAGAGGAGCCAAGCGTATGA
- a CDS encoding uroporphyrinogen-III synthase, which yields MLITRPNPDGLALQQQLAAKGLKSFVQPLFYMQAGRQLQQLSTHLASADIVIAVSKHAIAFAAQSISFWPPNKQYFAVGYATQKAWQKQGVQHVHTPTDNRSEGLLELPQLQSVKHSNIVILRGQSGRELLYEHLIERQANVHYCECYQRQAVPFDAQSQFNAWQQANVEQVVITSAEQLVRLHELCPKDQLVWLYSRQLITVSERIIVHAQRLGFKITQLSSGASNAALFEAVTVQLEKG from the coding sequence GTGCTTATCACACGCCCAAACCCCGATGGCCTAGCGCTGCAACAACAACTCGCAGCAAAAGGCCTGAAAAGCTTCGTGCAGCCTCTTTTTTACATGCAGGCCGGGCGCCAACTTCAACAATTGTCGACGCACCTTGCCAGCGCTGACATCGTCATTGCCGTTAGCAAACATGCCATTGCATTCGCCGCTCAAAGCATTTCCTTCTGGCCGCCGAACAAACAGTACTTCGCCGTTGGGTATGCCACCCAAAAAGCGTGGCAGAAACAAGGCGTTCAACACGTGCATACTCCCACCGACAACCGCTCTGAAGGCTTATTAGAATTACCTCAACTGCAATCGGTAAAGCACTCAAACATAGTGATTTTAAGAGGTCAATCGGGACGAGAATTGCTATACGAGCACTTGATTGAGCGCCAAGCCAACGTGCATTATTGTGAGTGTTATCAACGGCAGGCGGTGCCTTTTGACGCACAATCGCAATTCAACGCTTGGCAACAAGCCAATGTTGAGCAAGTCGTGATCACAAGTGCCGAACAATTGGTACGGCTTCACGAATTGTGTCCGAAAGATCAGTTAGTTTGGCTATACTCAAGGCAATTGATCACGGTCAGTGAACGAATTATCGTGCATGCTCAACGACTTGGTTTTAAGATCACGCAATTAAGTTCAGGTGCCAGCAACGCAGCATTGTTTGAAGCCGTTACAGTACAATTAGAGAAAGGTTAA